From a single Bryobacter aggregatus MPL3 genomic region:
- the glyS gene encoding glycine--tRNA ligase subunit beta, producing the protein MATKDFLLEIGVEEIPDWMIEEGLGALQAKVQELIAPLSGWVSMAEATPRRLVIGCRGIAEREADREEILSGPPKQANPQAVEGFAKKCGVAVADLELIESPKGTYYSFRKKVKGKTAIEIFSGSLPGIILGIPWPKTMLWPGKGGARFIRPIRWLLCLLGEEVVPFSINGIATKNETSGHRQLGEYRVAVSIDNFEQTLRDNFVLLRGEERRAKIEAELPPGVKADEKLLHTLTYITEFPTPIVGDFAASYLSLPEEVLVTVMRFHQKYFSVADPEGGLVPKFVAVMNTASDPEGLVKHGNERVLRARFNDARFFYDVDQQKPLAARVEDLKVVTFQKELGSYHAKTERVMALVQELGGDAATVRAAELAKTDLTCEMVKEFTELQGIVGGLYAKAQGESAEVGDAIYDHYKPVSMEDSIPRTRAGQLLSLADKVDTLRGCFRIGMIPSGSKDPFALRRAAQGIVKILVEGELNLGLKALAGGVEKLEEFLLERVKYYCQEIRGYAYDEVAAVLAAGADDLQDVLIRLEAVKTVRASEDFEPLAAAFKRMKNILDQAKFTPSSAVDPALFTDDAEKALWTAFSTVAASVKGKSYGEVLAGMATLRPAVDLFFDKVLVNAPDQAVRANRLTLLFGLKAEFSGIAEFSEIVPQT; encoded by the coding sequence ATGGCGACCAAGGACTTTTTGCTCGAGATCGGAGTCGAGGAGATTCCGGATTGGATGATCGAGGAGGGGCTCGGCGCACTCCAGGCCAAGGTGCAGGAATTGATTGCGCCATTGAGCGGTTGGGTGAGTATGGCCGAAGCCACGCCGCGCCGTCTGGTGATTGGCTGCCGGGGCATTGCCGAGCGCGAGGCAGACCGCGAAGAGATTCTCAGCGGGCCTCCGAAGCAGGCGAACCCGCAAGCCGTCGAAGGCTTTGCGAAGAAGTGCGGCGTCGCGGTGGCCGATCTCGAACTGATCGAATCCCCGAAGGGCACCTACTATTCGTTCCGCAAAAAGGTCAAGGGCAAGACGGCGATCGAGATCTTCTCGGGCAGCTTGCCGGGCATCATCCTCGGCATTCCGTGGCCGAAGACCATGCTGTGGCCGGGCAAGGGCGGGGCGCGCTTCATCCGTCCGATCCGCTGGTTGTTGTGCCTGCTGGGCGAAGAGGTTGTACCGTTCTCGATCAATGGCATTGCCACAAAGAATGAGACCTCCGGGCACCGGCAACTGGGCGAGTATCGCGTTGCGGTGAGCATCGATAACTTTGAGCAGACCTTGCGTGACAACTTTGTGCTGCTGCGCGGTGAAGAGCGGCGCGCGAAGATCGAGGCGGAGCTACCGCCCGGCGTCAAGGCCGACGAGAAGCTGCTGCACACGCTGACCTATATCACTGAGTTCCCGACGCCGATCGTGGGCGACTTTGCTGCCAGCTATCTGAGCCTGCCGGAAGAAGTGCTGGTGACGGTGATGCGCTTCCACCAAAAGTACTTCAGCGTTGCGGACCCCGAAGGTGGCCTGGTGCCGAAGTTCGTCGCGGTCATGAACACGGCGAGCGACCCCGAAGGTTTGGTCAAGCATGGCAACGAACGCGTGCTGCGTGCCCGCTTTAACGATGCGCGCTTCTTCTACGACGTGGACCAGCAGAAGCCGCTGGCGGCCCGTGTCGAAGACCTCAAGGTGGTGACCTTCCAGAAGGAACTTGGCAGTTATCATGCCAAGACCGAACGGGTGATGGCGCTGGTGCAGGAATTGGGCGGCGATGCGGCGACGGTGCGCGCGGCCGAGTTGGCCAAGACCGATTTGACTTGCGAGATGGTGAAGGAGTTCACCGAGTTGCAGGGCATTGTGGGCGGCCTCTATGCGAAGGCGCAGGGCGAGTCGGCCGAAGTGGGCGATGCGATCTATGACCACTACAAGCCGGTGAGCATGGAGGATTCGATTCCCCGTACGCGCGCCGGACAATTGTTGAGTCTTGCCGATAAGGTCGACACGCTGCGTGGCTGCTTCCGGATCGGGATGATTCCGTCCGGCTCGAAAGATCCTTTCGCCTTGCGCCGTGCGGCACAGGGCATTGTGAAGATTCTGGTGGAAGGCGAGCTCAATCTGGGCCTGAAGGCTCTGGCTGGTGGCGTCGAGAAGCTGGAAGAATTCCTGCTGGAGCGGGTGAAGTATTATTGCCAGGAGATTCGTGGCTACGCCTACGATGAAGTTGCGGCCGTGCTGGCGGCGGGCGCCGATGATCTGCAGGATGTGCTCATTCGTTTGGAAGCAGTGAAGACGGTGCGGGCGTCGGAAGACTTTGAACCGTTGGCCGCGGCCTTCAAGCGGATGAAGAATATTCTCGATCAAGCGAAGTTTACTCCGAGCTCGGCCGTGGACCCCGCATTGTTTACCGATGATGCGGAGAAGGCGCTTTGGACGGCCTTCAGCACAGTGGCTGCCTCGGTGAAGGGCAAGAGCTACGGAGAAGTTTTGGCCGGGATGGCAACCTTGCGTCCGGCAGTGGATTTGTTTTTTGACAAGGTGCTGGTGAACGCCCCCGATCAAGCGGTGCGCGCGAATCGGCTAACATTGTTATTTGGCCTTAAAGCGGAGTTTTCGGGCATTGCCGAATTCTCTGAAATTGTTCCCCAAACATAG
- the recO gene encoding DNA repair protein RecO, translated as MAVSEAIVLRTYPLKEADLIVSFFTRDQGKLRGVANRARKPKSGFGSSLQRLSQVRIHYTARENRDLVRIDGCDLEHSQFELSRVYSTGVALDVMAEISDHLLPMAEVNERYFRMMTRVLDFLRVQGEAGIWQAVTYFEVWSVRLGGFLPELRLSEESHAILMEILKTPIEAMAPREWTRMTAVDLRRGVVRLIEGHVERRLLAAPMLEDLA; from the coding sequence TTGGCGGTCAGCGAAGCGATCGTACTTCGAACCTACCCCTTGAAGGAAGCGGACTTGATTGTCAGCTTCTTTACTCGCGACCAGGGAAAACTGAGAGGCGTGGCCAATCGTGCACGGAAGCCGAAGAGTGGTTTCGGCAGTTCGTTGCAGCGGTTGAGTCAGGTTCGGATTCATTACACTGCGCGTGAGAACCGGGACTTGGTTCGAATCGACGGATGCGATCTCGAACACTCGCAGTTTGAATTGAGCCGTGTGTACTCGACTGGCGTCGCACTCGACGTAATGGCAGAAATCAGTGACCATCTGTTGCCGATGGCGGAAGTGAATGAGCGGTACTTCCGGATGATGACGCGCGTGCTCGACTTTCTCCGGGTTCAAGGGGAGGCCGGCATCTGGCAAGCGGTGACCTATTTTGAGGTCTGGTCGGTGCGTCTCGGTGGCTTCCTGCCGGAGCTGCGCTTGAGCGAAGAGAGCCACGCCATTCTGATGGAGATTCTAAAGACTCCCATCGAGGCGATGGCGCCGCGCGAGTGGACCCGCATGACTGCTGTCGATCTGCGGCGCGGTGTGGTGCGGCTGATTGAAGGACATGTGGAACGGCGCCTCTTGGCCGCGCCGATGCTGGAGGATTTGGCATGA
- the serS gene encoding serine--tRNA ligase, producing MHDLQLFRTHLEQTAERLASRGFQLDQDAFRAIDARRREALTEVERLKAERNDRSKDIGARKKAGEDTTDLQASVRTMGDRIAELESSSEQLDVEFRDLLKGIPNLPHESVPKGHSAEDNVEIRREGTPRTFDFEPKPHWDLGVDLGILDFERAAKITGARFAVYFGLGARLERALMNFMLDTHTAEHGYTETLPPYLVNSESLYGTGQLPKFAEDLFKCEDTDYWLAPTAEVPVTNLLRDETVDAEKLPIKFCSYTSCFRSEAGSHGRDVRGIIRQHQFQKVELVKFAHPDHSYAELDSLTNDAETILRKLGLPFRTMELCTGDMGFGSAKTFDIEVWLPGQNAYKEISSCSNYESFQARRAGIRFRGAKKNEFVHTLNGSGLAIGRTWVAIVENYQQKDGSILVPEQLRPYLNAEVITKNSLLS from the coding sequence ATGCACGACTTGCAATTGTTCCGGACCCACCTCGAGCAGACCGCCGAGCGTTTGGCCAGCCGGGGCTTCCAATTGGACCAGGACGCGTTCCGCGCCATTGACGCCCGCCGCCGCGAGGCACTCACGGAAGTGGAGCGCCTCAAGGCGGAACGCAATGATCGGTCTAAGGACATCGGCGCCCGGAAAAAAGCGGGCGAAGACACCACAGACTTGCAGGCGAGCGTGCGCACCATGGGCGATCGCATTGCGGAACTCGAAAGTAGTTCGGAGCAACTCGATGTCGAGTTTCGCGACCTCCTGAAGGGTATCCCCAACCTGCCGCACGAGAGCGTTCCCAAGGGGCATAGCGCTGAGGACAACGTTGAAATCCGGCGCGAGGGGACACCGCGGACCTTCGATTTCGAGCCGAAGCCGCACTGGGACCTGGGGGTCGATCTCGGCATTCTCGATTTCGAGCGCGCCGCCAAAATCACCGGGGCTCGTTTTGCCGTCTATTTTGGTCTCGGAGCTCGTCTGGAACGGGCGCTCATGAATTTCATGCTCGACACCCACACCGCCGAGCACGGTTACACGGAAACGCTCCCGCCCTACCTCGTCAACAGCGAAAGCCTGTATGGCACTGGCCAGCTACCCAAATTTGCCGAAGACCTCTTCAAGTGCGAAGATACCGACTACTGGCTGGCTCCCACCGCCGAAGTTCCCGTCACCAACCTGCTGCGGGACGAAACCGTCGATGCAGAAAAACTCCCGATCAAGTTTTGCTCCTACACTTCGTGCTTCCGCAGCGAAGCCGGTTCCCACGGTCGCGACGTCCGCGGCATCATCCGCCAGCATCAGTTCCAGAAAGTGGAGCTCGTCAAGTTCGCGCATCCCGATCACAGCTACGCAGAACTGGATTCCTTAACCAACGACGCCGAGACGATTCTGCGCAAGCTCGGTCTCCCCTTCCGCACGATGGAACTTTGCACCGGTGACATGGGCTTTGGCAGCGCGAAGACTTTTGATATTGAAGTTTGGCTTCCGGGTCAAAACGCATATAAGGAAATCTCGAGCTGCTCGAACTACGAATCCTTCCAGGCACGCCGGGCGGGCATCCGCTTTCGTGGGGCAAAGAAGAATGAGTTCGTGCACACCTTGAACGGGAGCGGTTTGGCGATCGGCCGCACCTGGGTTGCGATTGTCGAAAACTATCAACAGAAAGACGGCTCGATTCTCGTCCCCGAACAGCTTCGGCCTTATTTGAATGCTGAAGTCATCACGAAGAATAGCCTCTTGAGTTAA
- a CDS encoding sugar phosphate isomerase/epimerase family protein — protein MNRREVLWTLGALGSSLELQAKGLDWSRFAVLTDEVAGSEGDAIAFAKQYGLKWVELRDTPRAQDKSRKNETYFRMDSDRLKKVHADLKAADLKVSFLNTGLLKFGLPGTELKLSKPESPEAKTAREARQDAQYAARMKDLELAIRAAHILEVSQLRVFAYLRTAEPAQIWDRLANELGEYARVAEKGGVTLLLENESSCNVATSKELADMTLKVNSKALGMNWDPDNCWAFGEKVWPDGYHLLPLKKLGNVQMKAANVLGPRKIDWTAIIKQLNKDGYKGCIGLETHVFDGTLIEKANLCMKEIKGYFPAAT, from the coding sequence ATGAATCGTCGTGAAGTACTCTGGACGCTGGGCGCGCTCGGCAGCTCTCTCGAATTGCAGGCAAAGGGGCTCGACTGGTCACGCTTCGCAGTACTGACCGACGAAGTGGCTGGAAGTGAAGGCGACGCAATTGCTTTTGCCAAGCAGTACGGGCTCAAGTGGGTGGAGCTGCGTGACACTCCTCGTGCCCAGGACAAGTCCCGCAAGAACGAAACCTACTTCCGCATGGACTCTGACCGTCTCAAAAAGGTCCATGCCGACCTGAAGGCTGCTGATCTAAAAGTAAGCTTCCTCAACACAGGCCTCTTGAAGTTCGGGCTCCCCGGTACGGAATTGAAGCTGTCCAAGCCAGAAAGCCCAGAGGCCAAGACGGCCCGCGAAGCGCGTCAGGACGCGCAGTATGCCGCCCGGATGAAGGATCTCGAACTGGCCATCCGCGCCGCGCATATTCTTGAAGTCTCGCAACTGCGTGTCTTTGCCTATCTCCGCACCGCGGAGCCGGCGCAGATCTGGGACCGCCTCGCAAATGAATTGGGCGAATACGCCCGAGTTGCCGAAAAAGGCGGTGTCACTCTGCTGCTTGAGAATGAATCGAGCTGCAACGTCGCCACCAGTAAGGAACTGGCCGACATGACCTTGAAGGTGAACTCCAAGGCTCTCGGCATGAATTGGGATCCGGACAATTGCTGGGCCTTCGGCGAGAAAGTCTGGCCCGATGGTTATCATTTGCTGCCGCTGAAGAAGCTGGGAAATGTGCAAATGAAGGCGGCCAATGTCCTCGGTCCGCGCAAGATCGATTGGACCGCCATCATCAAGCAACTGAACAAGGACGGCTACAAGGGCTGCATCGGTCTCGAGACTCATGTTTTCGACGGCACCCTCATCGAAAAAGCAAATCTCTGCATGAAAGAGATCAAGGGTTACTTCCCGGCTGCCACCTAA
- a CDS encoding glycine--tRNA ligase subunit alpha: MTTYQEMIFRLKRYWADRGCIITEPYDVEVGAGTMCPETFLRVLGPDKYRVAYVQPSRRPADGRYGENPNRLYKHSQLQVILKPTPEDVIEQYLGSLEAIGIDLKKHDIKFEEDNWESPTLGAWGIGWQVMLDGMEITQFTYFQQCGGVDLDLVPAEITYGLERLCAFLQDKESVYDIDWTDEFKYGQVRLKEEQQFSVYNFEMADVPTLWKLFDLHEGECQRLIGLYHASEEGKQRFPVLPTYDQVLKCSNLFNLLDARGAISVTERVGVIARVRKLAVGVAGMWVDQQGQVAA; this comes from the coding sequence ATGACGACTTATCAGGAAATGATCTTTCGCCTGAAGCGGTATTGGGCGGATCGCGGTTGCATCATCACAGAACCGTATGACGTTGAGGTGGGGGCTGGCACCATGTGCCCGGAGACCTTCTTGCGGGTTTTGGGCCCGGACAAGTACCGCGTCGCTTATGTGCAACCCAGCCGCCGCCCGGCCGATGGCCGCTACGGCGAGAATCCGAACCGGCTCTACAAGCACTCGCAACTGCAGGTGATCTTGAAGCCCACGCCCGAGGATGTGATCGAGCAGTATCTCGGTTCGCTTGAGGCGATCGGCATCGATCTCAAGAAGCACGACATCAAGTTTGAAGAGGACAACTGGGAATCGCCCACCCTCGGCGCCTGGGGCATTGGCTGGCAGGTGATGCTCGACGGCATGGAGATCACCCAGTTCACCTACTTCCAGCAGTGCGGCGGTGTGGATCTCGATCTGGTTCCGGCAGAGATCACCTACGGACTCGAACGCCTTTGCGCCTTCCTGCAGGACAAGGAGAGCGTCTACGACATCGATTGGACCGACGAGTTCAAGTATGGCCAGGTGCGTCTGAAGGAAGAGCAGCAGTTTAGCGTTTACAACTTTGAGATGGCCGATGTGCCGACGCTCTGGAAGCTCTTTGATCTGCACGAAGGCGAGTGTCAGCGATTGATCGGGCTCTATCATGCGAGCGAGGAAGGCAAGCAGCGCTTCCCGGTGCTTCCCACCTATGACCAGGTGCTGAAGTGCTCGAACTTATTTAACCTGCTCGATGCCCGGGGCGCGATCAGTGTGACCGAGCGCGTGGGCGTGATTGCCCGGGTGCGCAAGCTGGCCGTCGGAGTGGCGGGGATGTGGGTGGATCAACAGGGACAGGTGGCAGCGTAA
- a CDS encoding TonB-dependent receptor, whose protein sequence is MKVSKAIGDRIRAVFLVSCACMGATALMAQENYGQLSGTVSDPSGAPVASARIELVSASQPKPLLTESDSQGRFIFVRVPIGTYTINVARDGFSRYAQHAIEVKLGSSITINAALRIGAVSEVVDVVESSVSIDPTSSQTTTNISASTFDSLPKGRNFHTLLSVAPGVRYEPKNGSVGVGGFQIDGASGSENGFLIDGVDTSDIRRGALLRQNSIPLEFIQEIQIKSAGFGAEFGGATGGIVNVVTSGGSNVFHGAVQMQFTNNQLNPRPRGYWQRSPLSADIGDFFAPRQDIYRIFYPGYDFSGPLLKNQLFFHSAYMPEFERRERNNPYASGARTFTREDIRHYMLNRLDWSPTSKLQAYGSWIWSPFRQKGVLPSPDTRIAAPGNDQSVLGGYQPAQAVTVGANYSITNHWLASARWGYKYQNDKIGNYGLPGDAFITYGNATANSPLPVPAQFAGANGYRNISSNLLTKKDITTRQNLYLDSSYIARIAGQQHVFKFGYQFARVSNDVETYYPNGRFTLYWGDKFSRGSFSGVTGDYGYYIWEDGVRNLGNVHSRNQGFYVQDQWQLRRNLTLNLGVRFENEFLPPYKAEVNGIKVQDPIKFNWGDKIAPRVGVAWDVLGDGKWKISGSFGMYYDVLKYELARGSFGGDYWVSHVYRLNSPTITSLSLANPGALGPKITQYDNRALPINPDGILEGIDPGIKPYSSREFNVAVTRQVNERMVASVRYARKDLLRAIEDIGVLDAEGNEQYVIGNPGFGQTRDTKSVYGQKTPNGKEFLVPKATRQYDAVEFRLDGRYTRNLNVMGSYTWSRLWGNYSGAANSDESGRSDPGVSRAFDLPYYYFDASGSQKNAYGLLGTDRTHTFKAFGSYNLISRLGSTFFGLNQIAYSGTPDSTSVIYLSAPTFPYGRGDLGRTPFLTQTDFSISHTIKLSERVNLRIDANALNVLNQAAVIARVTQYNRNGAISDVVLPPDASPKGFFSGYDPKNFVSKAGPVYYNPSYGLPGGNYNTGGTGAYQAPRELRFGLKLMF, encoded by the coding sequence ATGAAAGTCTCTAAAGCAATAGGAGACCGCATCCGCGCGGTTTTTCTGGTATCTTGTGCTTGCATGGGCGCTACCGCACTCATGGCTCAGGAAAATTACGGGCAGCTTTCTGGCACTGTATCTGACCCTTCGGGCGCCCCGGTGGCTAGCGCTCGAATCGAATTGGTGAGTGCAAGTCAACCGAAACCGCTTTTGACTGAATCGGACTCACAAGGTCGATTCATCTTTGTACGCGTCCCTATCGGGACCTATACGATCAATGTGGCGAGAGATGGTTTCTCCCGCTATGCCCAACACGCGATTGAGGTGAAACTGGGTTCCTCGATTACGATCAATGCTGCGCTGCGCATCGGCGCGGTATCGGAAGTTGTCGATGTTGTCGAGTCTTCCGTCTCCATCGACCCAACTTCTTCACAAACTACTACGAACATCTCGGCCTCGACGTTCGACAGCCTTCCGAAGGGGCGCAACTTTCATACGCTGCTCTCCGTGGCCCCTGGAGTTCGCTATGAACCGAAGAATGGAAGCGTTGGCGTCGGCGGTTTCCAGATTGACGGAGCCTCCGGATCTGAAAATGGATTCCTCATCGACGGTGTAGATACTTCTGATATTCGACGAGGAGCTCTTCTCCGGCAAAACTCGATTCCCCTTGAGTTCATTCAGGAAATTCAGATCAAGAGTGCTGGTTTTGGCGCTGAATTCGGCGGAGCTACAGGCGGAATCGTCAATGTGGTCACCAGTGGTGGATCCAATGTTTTTCATGGCGCCGTTCAGATGCAGTTTACGAATAATCAGCTCAATCCGCGTCCGCGTGGCTACTGGCAACGGTCCCCTCTTAGTGCAGACATTGGGGACTTCTTTGCACCCAGGCAGGATATCTATCGAATTTTCTATCCTGGCTACGATTTCTCCGGTCCTCTGCTAAAGAACCAGTTGTTCTTCCATAGCGCTTATATGCCGGAGTTTGAACGCCGGGAGCGAAACAATCCCTACGCAAGCGGCGCGCGTACCTTTACCCGGGAGGATATTCGCCATTACATGTTGAATCGGCTGGACTGGAGTCCAACTTCCAAGCTCCAGGCGTATGGCTCTTGGATTTGGAGTCCATTCCGCCAGAAAGGCGTACTGCCCTCTCCGGACACCCGTATTGCTGCTCCTGGCAATGATCAGAGCGTACTCGGTGGGTATCAACCGGCCCAGGCCGTGACAGTGGGCGCAAACTATTCCATTACCAATCACTGGCTGGCAAGTGCTCGTTGGGGTTATAAGTATCAGAATGACAAAATTGGAAATTATGGGTTACCTGGCGATGCCTTTATCACTTACGGGAACGCAACGGCAAACTCGCCGCTGCCGGTGCCCGCTCAGTTTGCGGGCGCGAATGGTTACCGGAACATTTCGAGTAATCTCCTCACTAAAAAGGACATCACCACTCGCCAGAATCTTTATCTGGACAGCAGTTACATTGCCCGGATCGCCGGACAGCAGCATGTCTTCAAGTTCGGATATCAGTTTGCACGTGTTTCAAACGACGTGGAAACCTATTATCCGAATGGCCGCTTCACTCTCTATTGGGGTGATAAATTTAGCCGCGGCAGTTTCTCTGGAGTCACAGGCGATTATGGATACTACATCTGGGAGGACGGCGTTCGCAACCTCGGGAACGTGCACAGCCGCAACCAGGGGTTTTATGTCCAGGACCAATGGCAACTGCGCCGGAATCTCACTCTGAACTTGGGAGTCCGCTTTGAAAACGAGTTCCTGCCGCCTTACAAGGCGGAAGTGAATGGCATCAAGGTACAGGATCCGATCAAGTTCAACTGGGGTGACAAAATTGCTCCCCGGGTCGGTGTTGCTTGGGACGTACTTGGAGATGGCAAGTGGAAGATTTCCGGTAGCTTCGGCATGTATTACGACGTGTTGAAGTATGAGTTGGCTCGTGGGAGCTTTGGCGGCGACTATTGGGTCTCTCATGTGTATCGTCTGAACTCACCGACGATCACCTCGCTGAGCTTGGCGAATCCTGGGGCGCTCGGCCCGAAGATTACGCAGTACGACAATCGGGCTCTCCCGATCAACCCGGATGGCATTCTCGAGGGAATTGATCCGGGGATCAAGCCCTATTCCTCAAGGGAGTTCAATGTCGCCGTGACGCGGCAAGTGAATGAACGAATGGTGGCGAGTGTTCGCTATGCGCGGAAGGATCTGCTGCGGGCGATCGAGGATATTGGTGTTCTCGACGCCGAGGGGAACGAGCAGTATGTCATTGGAAACCCCGGTTTTGGTCAAACGCGGGACACCAAATCTGTCTATGGGCAGAAGACGCCCAACGGCAAAGAGTTCCTCGTCCCGAAGGCCACGCGCCAGTATGATGCAGTTGAGTTCCGGCTGGACGGTCGCTATACCCGGAACCTGAACGTCATGGGGAGTTACACCTGGAGCCGCCTCTGGGGCAACTACTCAGGCGCCGCAAATTCCGATGAATCGGGCCGTTCCGATCCAGGTGTCAGCCGCGCCTTTGACTTGCCGTACTACTATTTCGATGCTTCAGGCAGCCAGAAGAATGCCTACGGCCTACTCGGCACAGACCGTACGCATACCTTCAAGGCCTTTGGCAGCTACAATCTGATCAGCCGTTTGGGGAGTACCTTCTTTGGCTTGAACCAGATCGCCTACAGTGGAACGCCGGATTCGACCTCGGTCATCTACCTGTCGGCGCCCACCTTCCCTTATGGCCGCGGCGATCTCGGCCGTACGCCTTTCCTGACGCAGACCGATTTCAGCATCTCGCACACGATCAAACTCAGCGAGCGAGTGAATCTGCGGATCGACGCCAATGCCCTCAATGTCTTGAATCAGGCGGCAGTCATTGCCCGCGTGACACAGTACAACCGCAACGGCGCCATCTCGGATGTCGTGCTCCCACCTGATGCCAGCCCCAAGGGCTTCTTCTCCGGCTATGATCCGAAGAACTTCGTAAGCAAGGCCGGTCCGGTGTATTACAACCCAAGCTACGGGTTGCCTGGGGGAAACTACAACACGGGCGGGACGGGGGCCTACCAGGCTCCTCGGGAACTTCGTTTCGGTTTGAAGCTGATGTTCTAG